A window of Hyalangium gracile contains these coding sequences:
- a CDS encoding serine hydrolase domain-containing protein codes for MRKTGPSAGFSKTRLDRMHAAMSAHVERGELPGVVTLLSRGDEVHAAAVGLMTFGGTAPMRRDTLFRIASLTKLVSGAAAMMLVEEGKLRLDEPVDRLLPELAHRRVLERLDGPIADTVPANRPILVSDLLTLRMGTGAIMAPGEYPIVQAMTEKGVGVGPWLPKAPSPDAWIRELGSLPLMRQPGEAWLYDTGLTVLGVLLARASGQPLEAFYRERIFEPLGMKDTSFSVPAEKLERLPTCYFRDPSTGTFEVFDAAGPRSQFSQPPGFPSASGGLVSTADDFLAFARMMLNRGEYGDRRLLSEQSVELMTTDHITAEQKAVSPFSPGFWDKRGWGYALSIIKQHEPGEPRGFGWDGGYGTSCYWDPETGLIGILMTQRMMDSPSAPAAFVDFWRSAYEAIEA; via the coding sequence GTGCGCAAGACGGGCCCGTCCGCGGGGTTCTCCAAGACGCGGCTCGACCGCATGCATGCGGCCATGTCCGCCCATGTCGAGCGCGGCGAGCTGCCCGGCGTCGTGACGCTGCTCAGCCGAGGCGACGAGGTGCACGCGGCCGCCGTGGGCCTGATGACCTTCGGCGGCACTGCTCCCATGCGGCGTGACACCCTCTTCCGGATCGCCTCGCTGACCAAGCTGGTCTCGGGGGCCGCGGCGATGATGCTGGTCGAGGAAGGCAAGCTCCGCCTCGACGAGCCGGTGGATCGCCTGCTGCCGGAGCTCGCCCACCGCAGGGTCCTCGAGCGGCTCGACGGCCCGATCGCTGACACCGTGCCCGCCAACCGGCCCATCCTCGTCAGCGATCTGCTGACGCTGCGCATGGGCACGGGCGCCATCATGGCACCGGGCGAGTACCCCATCGTCCAGGCCATGACCGAGAAGGGGGTCGGCGTCGGGCCCTGGCTGCCCAAAGCCCCGAGTCCCGATGCCTGGATCCGCGAGCTGGGCTCCCTCCCGCTGATGCGCCAGCCGGGCGAGGCCTGGCTGTATGACACCGGCCTCACCGTGCTGGGCGTGCTGCTCGCGCGAGCCTCGGGCCAACCGCTCGAGGCCTTCTACCGGGAGCGCATCTTCGAGCCGCTGGGGATGAAGGACACCAGCTTCAGCGTCCCGGCCGAGAAGCTCGAGCGGCTGCCCACCTGCTACTTCCGCGATCCCTCGACGGGGACGTTCGAGGTCTTCGACGCCGCTGGTCCGCGGAGCCAGTTCAGCCAGCCTCCAGGCTTCCCCTCCGCGTCCGGCGGCCTGGTCTCGACGGCCGACGACTTCCTCGCCTTCGCCCGGATGATGCTGAACAGGGGGGAGTACGGCGACAGGCGGCTGCTCTCGGAGCAGTCGGTGGAGCTCATGACCACCGACCACATCACCGCGGAGCAGAAGGCCGTGTCTCCCTTCTCTCCCGGCTTCTGGGACAAGCGCGGCTGGGGCTACGCGCTCTCCATCATCAAGCAGCATGAGCCCGGAGAGCCTCGCGGCTTCGGCTGGGATGGTGGCTACGGAACCTCCTGCTACTGGGATCCCGAGACCGGTCTGATCGGCATCCTGATGACCCAGCGCATGATGGACTCTCCGTCGGCTCCCGCGGCCTTCGTGGACTTCTGGCGCTCGGCCTACGAGGCGATCGAGGCCTGA
- a CDS encoding NAD(P)H-binding protein, translated as MSSQRVLVTGATGNVGRHVVSQLLRTGTAVRALTRNPGSPGLPPGVELVRGDLSAPDSLGSAMNGIDAVFLLWPFFTVDAAPAVLEVIQKHARRIVYLSAASVRDDLEAQPGLFHADMERLIARSGLEWTFLRPTGFATNTLMWAPQIRAGDVVRWPYGAAARSLIHERDIAAAAVHTLTRDGHAGARYVLTGPETLTQVEQVRLIGEAIGRPVRYEELSPEEARRQLLQAWGSPSFVEAALSGWAQMVEEPERSTRTVEELTGAPALAFREWARDHAGDFR; from the coding sequence ATGAGCTCACAACGCGTTCTGGTGACGGGGGCGACTGGCAATGTCGGTCGCCATGTCGTGTCCCAACTGTTGCGCACGGGTACCGCGGTCCGCGCGCTGACCCGAAACCCTGGCTCCCCCGGCCTGCCGCCCGGCGTCGAGCTCGTTCGGGGGGATCTCTCCGCGCCGGACAGCCTGGGCTCGGCCATGAATGGGATCGATGCCGTGTTCCTGCTCTGGCCCTTCTTCACGGTCGACGCCGCGCCCGCCGTCCTCGAGGTCATCCAGAAGCACGCGCGCCGCATCGTCTACCTCTCGGCGGCCAGCGTGCGCGATGACCTCGAGGCGCAGCCCGGGCTGTTCCACGCGGACATGGAGCGCTTGATCGCCAGGTCCGGGCTGGAGTGGACCTTCCTCCGGCCCACCGGCTTCGCGACCAACACCCTGATGTGGGCGCCGCAGATCCGCGCCGGCGATGTCGTGCGCTGGCCCTATGGAGCGGCCGCTCGATCGCTGATCCACGAGCGGGACATCGCGGCCGCGGCGGTCCACACCCTGACCAGGGACGGGCATGCGGGGGCCCGGTATGTCCTCACGGGTCCCGAGACACTGACCCAGGTCGAGCAGGTGCGCCTCATCGGCGAGGCGATCGGCCGACCGGTGCGCTACGAGGAGCTGTCTCCGGAGGAGGCGCGGCGGCAACTGCTCCAGGCCTGGGGCAGCCCCTCGTTCGTGGAGGCCGCGCTCTCCGGCTGGGCCCAAATGGTGGAGGAACCCGAACGAAGCACCCGCACGGTGGAGGAGCTCACGGGAGCGCCCGCGCTCGCTTTCCGCGAGTGGGCGCGCGACCACGCGGGCGACTTCCGGTAG
- a CDS encoding YciI family protein: MRVMVIVKATKNSEAGVMPSAQLFEDMGKYNEELVKAGIMLAGEGLQPSVKGKRVQFSGSKRTVVDGPFAETKELIAGFWLWQVKSMEEAVEWARRCPAPMPGEDSELEIRPVFEADDFGQEFTPELREKEERLRAELEKRAGK, translated from the coding sequence ATGCGAGTCATGGTGATTGTGAAGGCGACGAAGAACTCGGAAGCAGGCGTCATGCCGAGCGCGCAGCTCTTCGAGGACATGGGCAAGTACAACGAGGAGCTGGTCAAGGCCGGCATCATGCTCGCCGGCGAAGGGCTCCAGCCCAGCGTCAAGGGCAAGCGAGTCCAGTTCTCGGGGAGCAAGCGCACCGTCGTCGACGGACCGTTCGCCGAGACCAAGGAGCTCATCGCCGGCTTCTGGCTCTGGCAGGTCAAGTCGATGGAGGAGGCGGTCGAGTGGGCTCGCCGGTGCCCCGCTCCGATGCCGGGCGAGGACTCCGAGCTCGAGATCCGTCCTGTCTTCGAAGCGGACGACTTCGGCCAGGAGTTCACCCCCGAGCTCCGAGAGAAGGAAGAGCGCCTGCGCGCCGAGCTCGAGAAGCGAGCGGGCAAGTAG